Proteins encoded in a region of the Novibacillus thermophilus genome:
- a CDS encoding ATP-binding cassette domain-containing protein, which translates to MLQVKQLTARVADHIQFVDVNLSVGAGEIYGILGDAKSGKTEFIQLLSGMRTPDRGWVKVDDCRVHDNIRRAQRHIGVLSRRLALFPMMTVENNLQYWGRLSERSTHRLESDIDRVLRYVHYQKRKEEVVAALGALDRKRVHLAAALLHKPKVLLLDQPTEPMTEREREAFLQIVQKLQRDGQAVVYATDKVHEIQHIATRVAIMDEGKILVEGTVEELRSLLGGQSQIVIRCRPLHAWVKLVEETATVHTVDEEKRELRLWTTKPKELLSRIFSDWQDNGLVAESVRVVEPTLEGVYLHLTGKSLENG; encoded by the coding sequence GTGTTGCAAGTTAAGCAATTGACAGCCCGGGTGGCTGATCACATACAGTTTGTCGATGTCAATTTGTCTGTCGGTGCAGGTGAGATTTACGGGATTCTCGGAGACGCAAAGTCAGGCAAAACAGAATTCATACAGCTGCTGTCTGGCATGCGCACTCCAGACCGCGGATGGGTGAAAGTGGACGACTGCCGCGTACACGACAACATCCGCCGGGCGCAACGACATATCGGCGTCCTGTCCCGGAGACTGGCGTTGTTCCCGATGATGACAGTGGAGAACAATCTGCAGTACTGGGGACGGTTGAGCGAGAGATCGACCCACCGATTAGAATCTGACATAGATCGTGTGTTGCGCTACGTCCACTATCAAAAGAGGAAGGAGGAGGTTGTAGCCGCCCTAGGCGCGCTGGACCGAAAACGGGTTCACCTCGCGGCTGCGCTTTTGCATAAACCGAAAGTGCTGTTGCTGGACCAGCCGACAGAGCCCATGACCGAGAGGGAGAGAGAGGCGTTCCTCCAAATCGTGCAAAAGTTGCAGCGAGACGGGCAGGCGGTAGTGTACGCCACTGATAAAGTCCACGAGATCCAACACATCGCGACTCGTGTGGCGATCATGGATGAGGGAAAGATCCTCGTCGAAGGGACGGTGGAAGAACTGCGCAGTCTACTGGGGGGGCAGTCCCAGATCGTCATTCGCTGTCGTCCACTACACGCGTGGGTGAAACTGGTCGAAGAGACGGCCACAGTGCACACCGTCGACGAGGAAAAGAGGGAATTGCGCCTCTGGACGACAAAGCCGAAGGAACTCTTGTCCCGTATCTTTTCGGACTGGCAGGACAATGGACTCGTGGCCGAGTCCGTCAGAGTGGTCGAGCCGACGCTGGAAGGCGTTTACTTACACTTGACGGGAAAGTCACTCGAAAACGGGTAA
- a CDS encoding FMN-binding glutamate synthase family protein, translating into MIGNWLLWLSSAFVGALLALVVIGLLGMASFRKLVQWLLARFMKRLMSDFYAVNIWEMVTALTRTDPITTIENSLRAQSGAVIERPFGSPRKTLHFDGLVFSPAQLATFPRDEEEEVDISITIGPKAKKPLTLDIPIMAGGMGFGVAVSEKVKIAIAQGTAAVGTCTNTGEGPLLPEERENAKYVIVQYSSGHWSRDLEVLKQADAVEIHIGQGATVGTASMIPKEFIEGRASQMMGVEDEEVVIIPARHAEIERQQDLALLVDKLRRITGGVPIGVKICASAQLEADLEVAVKAKVDFISLDGSQAGTKGGAPILEDDFGLPTVFALSRAVHYLKKRGVKERITLLSGGGYSQPGQCLKALALGADGIYMGTALLWAMTHEQVTKSIPWEPPTQITYYSGSQKEQFDEKEAAKHLERFLVSYSEEMKLAIRALGKTSLEEVGPKDLVALDEWTSKVTQVPLVIKPNRAPEQP; encoded by the coding sequence ATGATCGGCAACTGGTTGTTGTGGTTGTCGAGCGCGTTCGTCGGAGCGCTGCTCGCCCTCGTCGTCATCGGCTTACTGGGAATGGCCTCTTTCCGGAAGCTGGTCCAGTGGCTCCTCGCCCGCTTCATGAAACGCCTCATGTCCGATTTTTACGCCGTCAACATATGGGAGATGGTGACGGCGCTCACACGGACCGACCCGATCACGACCATTGAAAACAGCTTGCGCGCCCAGTCGGGAGCTGTCATCGAACGTCCTTTTGGCAGTCCGCGAAAAACTCTTCATTTCGATGGGCTCGTATTCTCGCCGGCGCAGTTGGCCACATTTCCCCGCGACGAAGAGGAAGAGGTCGACATCTCCATCACCATCGGTCCGAAAGCGAAAAAACCGCTGACCTTAGACATACCGATCATGGCCGGAGGGATGGGTTTCGGCGTCGCTGTCAGCGAAAAGGTGAAAATCGCTATCGCTCAAGGCACGGCGGCCGTCGGCACGTGTACGAATACAGGGGAAGGGCCGTTGTTGCCCGAAGAGCGGGAGAACGCCAAATATGTGATCGTCCAGTACAGCTCCGGACACTGGTCACGCGACCTGGAGGTGCTCAAACAGGCCGACGCCGTCGAAATTCACATCGGCCAAGGTGCGACGGTGGGCACAGCCAGTATGATTCCGAAAGAGTTTATAGAAGGGCGGGCGAGCCAGATGATGGGGGTCGAAGACGAAGAAGTGGTCATCATACCTGCCCGTCACGCGGAAATTGAACGCCAGCAGGACTTGGCCCTCCTCGTCGACAAATTGCGGCGCATCACGGGCGGTGTCCCCATCGGGGTGAAAATATGCGCCAGCGCACAGCTAGAAGCTGACCTGGAAGTGGCGGTGAAGGCCAAGGTCGATTTTATCAGTTTGGACGGCAGCCAGGCGGGAACTAAAGGTGGAGCTCCCATTTTAGAAGACGATTTCGGGTTGCCGACCGTGTTCGCCCTGTCCCGGGCTGTCCATTATTTGAAAAAGCGCGGAGTGAAAGAGCGCATCACCTTGTTGTCAGGCGGCGGATACTCCCAACCTGGGCAGTGCTTGAAGGCACTGGCCCTCGGGGCAGACGGGATTTACATGGGAACGGCACTGCTGTGGGCGATGACTCACGAACAAGTGACAAAGTCCATTCCGTGGGAACCGCCGACTCAAATTACTTATTACTCAGGTTCGCAAAAAGAGCAATTTGACGAGAAAGAAGCCGCCAAACATTTGGAACGCTTCCTCGTCTCCTACTCTGAAGAGATGAAATTAGCCATTCGCGCACTGGGGAAAACGTCTTTGGAAGAGGTCGGTCCAAAGGACCTTGTGGCGTTGGATGAATGGACGAGTAAAGTGACCCAGGTTCCGCTCGTCATCAAGCCGAACCGGGCGCCAGAACAGCCGTAA
- a CDS encoding 2-oxoacid:ferredoxin oxidoreductase subunit beta, with amino-acid sequence MATVKDFRVKEKPTWCPGCGDFAVLSALQKACANNGLEPENVALITGIGCSGKLVQHFGSYGFHTLHGRSLPSAQGVKLGNQDLTVIAAGGDGDGYGIGMGHLIHSIRRNIDLTYIVMDNHIYGLTTGQMSPTSKKGFKTKTSPQGSTEEPVRAVETAIANGISYVAQAFSGDVKHMTKIFQDAITHKGFALVNTFSPCVTFNKVNTYEWFKDNLINLDEEESYDPTDREKALHIMHEKAGMVYGTIYKNPRPVFNEEMLGASDIAAAKLDLNIPLAEKRELLATFR; translated from the coding sequence ATGGCGACGGTGAAGGACTTTCGCGTGAAAGAAAAGCCGACGTGGTGTCCGGGATGCGGGGATTTTGCCGTACTGTCTGCCTTACAGAAGGCGTGCGCCAATAACGGCCTGGAACCGGAGAACGTGGCGCTCATCACCGGGATCGGCTGCTCAGGTAAACTCGTCCAGCATTTCGGGTCTTACGGGTTTCACACCCTGCACGGCCGCTCCCTTCCGTCAGCCCAGGGGGTAAAACTCGGCAACCAAGACTTGACCGTCATTGCCGCCGGCGGGGACGGGGACGGTTACGGCATCGGGATGGGACACCTCATCCACAGTATCAGACGCAACATTGACTTAACCTACATTGTCATGGACAACCACATTTACGGTTTGACGACAGGTCAAATGTCTCCGACGAGTAAAAAAGGGTTCAAGACGAAGACGTCGCCGCAAGGTTCAACGGAAGAGCCTGTCCGCGCCGTCGAGACGGCTATTGCCAACGGCATCAGCTATGTGGCGCAAGCCTTTTCCGGCGACGTAAAACATATGACAAAAATTTTCCAAGACGCCATTACCCACAAAGGGTTTGCCCTCGTCAACACGTTCAGCCCGTGTGTGACTTTTAACAAAGTGAACACGTACGAGTGGTTTAAAGACAATCTGATCAATTTGGATGAAGAGGAAAGTTACGACCCGACAGACCGTGAAAAAGCTTTACACATCATGCACGAAAAAGCGGGAATGGTGTACGGCACCATTTACAAAAATCCGCGCCCTGTCTTTAATGAAGAAATGTTGGGGGCATCTGACATTGCGGCGGCTAAGCTGGATTTGAATATCCCACTTGCAGAAAAGAGAGAGCTGCTGGCCACGTTCCGTTAA
- a CDS encoding 2-oxoacid:acceptor oxidoreductase subunit alpha, with product MTRELTWKVGGAQGEGIDSTGEIFAMTLNRRGHYIFAYRHFMSLIKGGHTNFKVRVASDKVGYHGDGLDVLIAFDQKTIDYNWHELNENAVLIYDSSRIKSPSIPEDKPGVSLCPVPVTDMAKEVGSAIMKNMVACGVSAAVVGLKPDIFDTLIQDRFGKKGEKIVESNKSAIKAGYDYAMKQFGVLKSVPEATLEKDGGGHVFLSGNEAISMGALFAGCRFLAAYPITPATEILYWALAHWPKYGGKIVQAEDEIAACIMAIGANYAGTRAMTSTSGPGLSLMQEAIGLAGISETPLVIVDVMRGGPGTGLPTKTEQSDLNELMYGSHGEIPRIVLTPSTVEECFDFTIQAFNLAEKYQCPVIVASDLFLGMSKQSLSVDDIDLEHIEIDRGNILTDEQLAALEERAYQRYKITESGISPRTIPGQKNGMFTALSNEHSEGSPVEIEDPETRKRMMDKRMKKLKDFDFGERAYEYDGPEETDITLAGFGSTVSQMKEAQAILEREGLKVGRLTVKVVKPFPDEAVKRVLQGAGHIVVVENNATGQFADLLKQRVGFHDKISNCLKYDGDPFTVKEILDHCEQFKGVTV from the coding sequence ATGACGAGGGAATTGACGTGGAAAGTCGGAGGAGCACAGGGAGAAGGCATCGACAGCACGGGTGAAATATTTGCCATGACGTTAAACCGCCGCGGGCATTACATTTTTGCCTACCGGCACTTCATGTCGTTGATTAAAGGCGGACATACAAACTTTAAAGTGCGAGTCGCCTCCGACAAAGTGGGGTACCACGGGGATGGTCTGGATGTGCTCATCGCCTTTGACCAAAAGACGATTGACTACAACTGGCACGAATTAAATGAAAACGCTGTCCTCATCTACGACTCCAGCAGGATCAAGTCTCCGTCCATACCGGAAGATAAACCGGGCGTGTCGCTGTGTCCCGTACCGGTGACCGACATGGCGAAAGAAGTCGGGAGTGCGATCATGAAGAACATGGTGGCTTGCGGGGTGTCAGCTGCTGTCGTCGGACTGAAACCGGACATTTTTGACACCCTTATCCAAGACCGGTTCGGCAAGAAAGGTGAAAAAATTGTCGAAAGCAATAAGTCGGCGATCAAAGCCGGTTACGACTACGCGATGAAACAGTTCGGCGTGCTGAAGTCGGTCCCGGAAGCCACCCTGGAAAAAGACGGCGGAGGCCACGTGTTCTTGTCCGGCAACGAGGCGATCAGCATGGGGGCACTGTTTGCCGGCTGCCGTTTTCTTGCGGCTTACCCGATCACACCGGCGACGGAGATCTTGTACTGGGCACTGGCCCACTGGCCGAAATACGGGGGGAAAATTGTACAGGCTGAAGACGAAATTGCCGCCTGCATCATGGCCATTGGGGCGAATTACGCCGGCACGCGGGCGATGACGTCTACTTCCGGTCCCGGGTTGTCCCTCATGCAGGAAGCGATCGGACTGGCCGGTATTTCCGAAACCCCCCTCGTCATCGTCGACGTCATGCGGGGCGGTCCGGGAACGGGATTGCCGACGAAGACGGAACAGTCGGATCTGAATGAACTGATGTACGGGTCCCACGGCGAAATTCCGCGCATCGTGCTCACGCCGTCGACAGTGGAAGAGTGTTTTGACTTTACCATTCAGGCGTTTAATCTGGCAGAGAAATACCAATGTCCCGTCATTGTGGCCTCTGATCTCTTTTTAGGCATGTCCAAGCAGTCCTTAAGCGTCGATGACATCGATTTGGAACACATTGAAATTGACCGCGGGAACATCCTCACCGATGAACAGTTGGCCGCACTGGAGGAAAGGGCTTATCAGCGGTATAAAATCACTGAGTCGGGTATTTCACCGCGTACAATTCCCGGCCAGAAAAACGGGATGTTTACCGCCCTCTCCAACGAACACAGTGAAGGCAGTCCCGTTGAAATCGAAGACCCGGAAACGCGCAAACGGATGATGGACAAACGGATGAAAAAATTAAAGGACTTCGACTTCGGAGAGCGGGCTTATGAGTATGACGGCCCGGAAGAGACGGACATCACCCTGGCCGGGTTCGGATCGACTGTTTCGCAAATGAAAGAAGCGCAAGCGATCCTCGAAAGGGAAGGGCTCAAAGTGGGTCGGTTGACAGTGAAAGTCGTGAAGCCGTTCCCGGACGAAGCAGTGAAGCGCGTGTTGCAGGGAGCGGGCCACATCGTCGTCGTGGAAAATAACGCAACCGGCCAATTCGCAGATCTACTCAAGCAGCGAGTCGGGTTTCACGACAAAATCTCAAACTGTTTGAAATATGACGGTGATCCTTTTACGGTCAAGGAGATTTTGGATCATTGTGAACAGTTTAAAGGGGTGACAGTTTAA
- a CDS encoding GerAB/ArcD/ProY family transporter, with the protein MQNEREINTLQFASLAFHFTTGSSILIIPSLLAERAKQDAWLAAIVATACGLLLVCLYNALGSRYPDLNLAEYSERVFGKWIGKTVSLLFASFALVLSALVLENIGVFITIEMMPETPIGVIHALMLWVVVLGVFLELKTLGRAAEIFFILVTVIYILTVTLILPHASIENIQPVLAGGIKPVLLGSLTFIGVPFLELVVFLMLYPHVKKTADGKKGFLIGTALSSFWLSLAVLVTILSLSATITELLVFPTYYVVKKINVAEFIQRVEAGLAVLWFVSIFFKTTICFYAGVHALARSLSLRSHRPLVIPLALIVFFLSTNAFKTYAYFYEVVVYIWPFCAATFGLVLPLLLLGGTFIRRRMAGGTRGERPSTRFKS; encoded by the coding sequence ATGCAAAACGAAAGGGAAATCAACACATTACAGTTTGCGTCGTTAGCGTTTCACTTTACAACGGGGAGTTCGATTTTGATTATTCCTTCGCTACTCGCTGAAAGAGCCAAACAAGACGCCTGGCTCGCAGCTATCGTGGCAACCGCCTGCGGGCTGCTCCTCGTCTGCTTGTACAACGCCCTCGGCAGCCGCTACCCTGATTTGAATCTGGCCGAGTACAGTGAACGCGTTTTCGGCAAGTGGATCGGAAAGACGGTGTCGCTCTTGTTTGCTAGTTTTGCCTTGGTGTTGTCCGCCCTCGTCCTCGAAAATATCGGGGTTTTTATCACGATTGAGATGATGCCGGAAACGCCGATTGGGGTCATTCACGCCCTGATGCTGTGGGTCGTAGTGCTGGGCGTCTTTTTGGAGCTGAAGACCCTGGGGAGGGCGGCAGAAATCTTTTTTATACTGGTGACGGTTATTTACATTTTAACAGTCACCCTTATTCTGCCCCACGCTTCCATTGAAAACATCCAGCCCGTCCTCGCTGGCGGCATCAAACCGGTTCTGCTGGGGAGCCTCACGTTTATTGGTGTCCCGTTTCTCGAGCTTGTCGTATTCCTGATGCTCTATCCACACGTCAAGAAAACGGCGGATGGGAAAAAGGGATTTCTCATCGGGACTGCCCTTTCTAGTTTTTGGCTGTCCCTGGCAGTGTTGGTTACCATCCTCTCCCTGTCTGCCACGATAACGGAACTGCTAGTATTTCCGACCTATTACGTAGTAAAAAAGATTAATGTAGCGGAATTTATTCAGCGCGTGGAAGCCGGATTAGCGGTGCTCTGGTTTGTCAGCATTTTCTTCAAAACCACCATCTGTTTTTATGCGGGGGTTCACGCACTGGCCCGTTCTTTGAGCTTGAGGTCTCACCGTCCGCTGGTCATCCCGCTTGCGCTCATCGTTTTCTTTTTATCCACCAACGCCTTTAAAACGTACGCTTACTTTTACGAGGTTGTCGTTTACATTTGGCCGTTCTGCGCCGCCACTTTCGGCCTCGTGTTGCCGCTGCTTCTCTTGGGAGGAACGTTCATCCGGAGACGCATGGCCGGCGGCACCAGGGGGGAAAGGCCTTCCACGCGCTTCAAGTCATGA
- a CDS encoding alpha/beta hydrolase, whose product MNDWREVPVSSTLKASLLIVHGAGEHYSRHLELAHTFARAGYYVGMGDLPGYGRAKGRRGHIENFQEYVDTVQTWAERLGKQCPSVPRFIFGHSLGGLVTARLIEQQKGDRWNGVILSSPCFGLTLAVPGWKKRLARVLEYVWPTLRFKSGIDSGALCRNPDVRRQYQTDPLVVKKVSVQWYWELQKALTLVHEDVDRFCSPVLILQGGEDRVVDPAATRRWYDRVPVDDKHLIWVEDGYHELLQDFGKEELMKKLVAWADLRIQNDTLTNKV is encoded by the coding sequence GTGAACGATTGGCGTGAGGTCCCGGTGTCTTCAACTCTAAAGGCGAGCTTACTCATTGTGCACGGTGCGGGTGAACACTACAGTCGACATTTAGAACTGGCGCACACCTTCGCCCGAGCCGGCTATTACGTCGGGATGGGGGATTTGCCGGGGTACGGTCGTGCCAAAGGGCGACGCGGCCACATCGAAAACTTTCAGGAGTACGTGGACACGGTTCAGACGTGGGCGGAGAGGCTCGGCAAACAGTGTCCGAGTGTGCCGCGTTTTATTTTTGGGCACAGCTTAGGCGGACTGGTTACCGCGCGCTTGATAGAGCAACAGAAGGGAGACAGGTGGAACGGAGTGATTTTGTCTTCCCCGTGTTTCGGGCTGACACTTGCAGTACCCGGTTGGAAAAAGCGGTTGGCCAGAGTGCTGGAGTACGTGTGGCCGACCCTCAGGTTTAAGAGCGGTATTGACAGTGGCGCCCTCTGCCGCAATCCTGACGTGCGCAGACAGTACCAAACCGATCCCCTCGTCGTAAAGAAAGTGAGTGTCCAGTGGTACTGGGAACTGCAGAAAGCGTTAACCCTCGTCCACGAAGACGTCGACCGGTTTTGCTCACCCGTGTTAATCTTGCAAGGGGGTGAGGACCGGGTGGTCGATCCGGCGGCGACACGGCGCTGGTACGATCGTGTGCCAGTCGATGACAAGCACCTCATCTGGGTCGAGGACGGATACCACGAACTCCTTCAAGACTTTGGAAAAGAGGAGTTGATGAAAAAGTTAGTCGCTTGGGCAGATTTGCGCATACAGAATGACACATTGACAAATAAAGTATAA
- a CDS encoding spore germination protein, translating into MLRSRLGNSADLVVRELPLGGKEGVMCALLYLDGLADKDSLFRLMESLLSHTGERKWEPHLDVIEELIITVGDKRYESELEHVVQAIVSGDTALLVDGSEEALIADTKGWEQRQVSEPMTQTVIRGPHEGFNEDIQTNISLVRRRVKNANLWVERKRIGRITRTTIAVMYINGIVNEKVLKEVKNRLNKIDIDSILESNYIEEFIQDSRSYVFPTVNNSERPDVVAAAVLEGRVAILIDGTPHVLIVPAGLTEFLQSPEDYYHHSDYGLLRLLRYLSVFISVLAPAFYIGILTFHQEMMPPVLLVTIAGQREGVPFPTLVEAFIMETVFELLREASVRMPRAVGTAISIVGALVLGEAAVQAGLVSAAMVIVVAITAIAGFIFPSFEIGISFRMLRFGFMFLAGLLGFFGITIGIIALVLHMCRLQSFGVPYMAPIAPFNLRDQKDTIVRVPWWQMYTRPAIMQLRNVKRQPDQASKRNVNPKDQREEE; encoded by the coding sequence ATGTTGAGATCCCGTTTGGGAAACAGCGCAGACCTGGTCGTGAGGGAGCTCCCCCTCGGTGGAAAAGAGGGAGTGATGTGTGCCCTCCTCTATCTGGACGGCCTCGCAGACAAAGACTCCCTCTTTCGCCTCATGGAATCCCTCTTGTCACACACTGGGGAGCGAAAATGGGAGCCCCACCTTGATGTCATAGAAGAGCTCATCATCACCGTCGGAGACAAACGGTACGAATCGGAACTGGAACACGTGGTACAAGCGATCGTCAGTGGAGATACGGCGCTACTCGTCGACGGTTCCGAAGAAGCGCTGATTGCGGATACGAAGGGGTGGGAACAGCGCCAGGTGTCAGAGCCCATGACCCAGACGGTCATCCGCGGCCCACATGAAGGGTTTAACGAAGACATCCAGACGAACATCTCCCTCGTCAGGCGTCGGGTCAAAAACGCCAACCTGTGGGTGGAGCGCAAGAGAATCGGCCGCATTACGCGCACAACCATCGCTGTCATGTACATTAACGGCATCGTGAACGAAAAGGTACTGAAAGAAGTTAAGAACCGACTGAATAAAATTGACATCGACAGCATTTTGGAGAGCAACTACATCGAAGAGTTTATCCAGGACAGTCGGTCGTACGTATTCCCGACCGTCAACAACTCGGAGCGGCCCGACGTTGTCGCTGCCGCCGTACTGGAAGGGAGGGTGGCGATATTAATCGACGGGACGCCTCACGTTTTAATCGTTCCCGCCGGGTTGACCGAGTTTCTCCAGTCCCCTGAAGACTACTACCACCATTCGGACTACGGTTTGCTCCGGTTATTGCGCTACCTCTCGGTGTTCATCTCCGTGCTGGCCCCGGCCTTTTACATCGGGATTCTGACGTTCCACCAGGAAATGATGCCGCCGGTTCTGCTGGTCACTATCGCCGGTCAGCGCGAAGGGGTACCGTTTCCCACTCTCGTGGAAGCGTTCATCATGGAAACCGTGTTCGAACTGCTACGGGAAGCGAGTGTGCGCATGCCCCGCGCTGTCGGCACGGCCATCTCCATCGTCGGCGCCCTCGTCCTCGGCGAAGCGGCGGTGCAGGCAGGCCTCGTCTCGGCTGCCATGGTCATCGTCGTCGCCATTACGGCCATTGCCGGGTTTATTTTTCCCAGTTTTGAAATCGGGATCTCCTTTCGCATGTTGCGCTTCGGTTTTATGTTTCTGGCAGGGCTTCTGGGCTTTTTCGGAATTACGATCGGAATCATCGCCCTCGTTCTGCACATGTGCCGCCTTCAGTCTTTTGGCGTACCTTACATGGCGCCGATCGCACCGTTTAACTTACGCGACCAGAAGGACACCATCGTCCGCGTGCCGTGGTGGCAAATGTACACGCGACCCGCTATCATGCAGCTCCGAAACGTCAAGCGACAACCTGATCAAGCATCGAAACGAAATGTCAATCCTAAAGACCAAAGAGAGGAAGAATAG
- a CDS encoding YqjF family protein has product MHEQVARIQQWKAQHRWTMTQKWEHLFFLHWMVPRDVVRPLVPEPLEVDTFGGKAWIGIILFKMHHFKLRYIPMPYPFSFSEINLRTYVRANGYPAIFFVTLDAADPWVVHVAKRWYRLPYYQADIHFKHEGDTFQFHSRRRKREPVERFRGEFTTVSSGFPPSQGTVEHWLTERYTFFSQPSGHRHIYRGDIYHEPWTLQTARGRIDVNTMLQSYDIALPRSPDSVHYAKGVEAIIGPLRTFT; this is encoded by the coding sequence ATGCACGAACAGGTCGCGCGCATCCAACAGTGGAAAGCGCAACACCGCTGGACGATGACTCAAAAGTGGGAGCACCTCTTTTTTCTTCACTGGATGGTCCCACGCGACGTCGTACGTCCCCTCGTGCCAGAACCGTTGGAGGTTGACACGTTTGGCGGTAAGGCGTGGATCGGAATTATTCTGTTTAAAATGCACCACTTTAAACTGAGGTACATCCCGATGCCGTACCCTTTTTCCTTTTCGGAAATCAATCTGCGCACTTACGTAAGAGCAAACGGATACCCGGCCATTTTTTTTGTGACACTGGACGCTGCCGACCCGTGGGTGGTACACGTGGCGAAACGCTGGTATCGTCTCCCCTACTACCAGGCGGACATCCACTTTAAACACGAGGGAGACACCTTTCAGTTTCACAGCCGCAGGAGAAAACGGGAACCTGTCGAAAGGTTTCGCGGCGAGTTCACTACCGTTTCCAGCGGCTTTCCTCCTTCCCAGGGCACCGTCGAACACTGGTTGACGGAACGGTACACGTTTTTCAGCCAGCCTTCCGGGCATCGCCACATCTACCGGGGAGACATTTATCACGAACCGTGGACGTTGCAAACAGCGCGGGGCCGGATTGACGTCAATACGATGTTGCAATCGTACGACATCGCTTTACCTCGCAGCCCTGATTCCGTGCATTACGCCAAAGGGGTGGAAGCGATCATTGGCCCGCTCAGGACGTTCACGTAA
- a CDS encoding Ger(x)C family spore germination protein: MEWAREGDWRRMKRSFYIALVAVVSCLLLPGCWSQRELSDLSIAFALGIDLNEEGKYVVSAEIVNPSAISPSNTGGSGGEDQASVSTYHTQGETLFEAFRRMTKLVPRKVYFAYVRVVVFGEDVARRGIKDTLDFLLRESEFRTDFYLLVAKGTSAKDVLRVMTPIMPIPAVKMYDSLEMSEQFWAATGKITIDELIDDIITPGKETVLTAVEVAGDLEMAQKPENIQTIGNNANVRLADMVAFRGDQMIGWLSEEESKGYNYFQDNVEGTVTGIRCPDGGKMAIEILHVDSQIRTEVKNGQPRGQVDIRAKGIIGDVECAVQLANKQTIKSLEKRLEATIRTTLERSLTRAQKDLRADIFGFGRALSRSDPQAWQALKNDWVDVFADMPVDIKVHIEVLHQGSMTESIDQLMKEW; encoded by the coding sequence ATGGAATGGGCGAGGGAAGGAGATTGGAGACGGATGAAAAGAAGTTTCTACATAGCGTTGGTGGCTGTCGTCAGCTGTCTGTTGCTTCCTGGTTGCTGGAGTCAGCGCGAGCTGAGCGACCTTTCTATTGCGTTTGCCCTCGGGATCGACTTGAATGAAGAGGGTAAGTACGTCGTATCGGCTGAAATCGTAAACCCCAGTGCAATATCGCCGTCCAATACCGGCGGGAGCGGAGGAGAGGACCAAGCCTCGGTTTCTACCTATCATACGCAAGGGGAGACACTGTTTGAAGCTTTTCGCCGCATGACCAAACTGGTCCCGCGCAAAGTGTACTTTGCCTACGTCCGCGTCGTCGTCTTCGGAGAAGATGTGGCGAGGCGCGGGATCAAGGACACTTTAGACTTCCTCCTCCGGGAGAGCGAATTCAGAACAGACTTTTACTTGCTCGTGGCGAAGGGAACCTCTGCGAAGGACGTGTTGAGGGTCATGACCCCGATCATGCCGATACCGGCCGTCAAAATGTACGACTCGCTGGAAATGTCGGAGCAGTTTTGGGCCGCGACCGGCAAGATTACGATCGACGAACTGATTGATGACATTATCACGCCAGGGAAAGAGACGGTGTTAACGGCCGTGGAAGTGGCGGGCGACCTCGAGATGGCACAAAAGCCGGAAAATATTCAGACGATAGGGAACAACGCCAATGTGAGGCTGGCTGACATGGTCGCCTTCCGCGGCGACCAGATGATCGGGTGGCTCAGTGAGGAAGAGAGCAAGGGGTACAACTACTTTCAAGACAATGTGGAGGGTACGGTGACAGGCATCCGCTGCCCTGACGGGGGCAAAATGGCAATCGAAATTTTACACGTCGACTCCCAGATCCGTACCGAAGTTAAAAACGGCCAGCCGCGGGGACAGGTCGACATTCGCGCCAAAGGGATTATTGGGGATGTGGAGTGCGCAGTCCAATTGGCGAACAAGCAGACGATAAAGTCTTTGGAAAAGCGGTTGGAGGCAACCATTCGCACAACTTTAGAAAGGTCGCTCACAAGAGCGCAAAAAGATTTGCGAGCCGATATTTTCGGATTCGGCAGGGCGCTGTCTCGCTCGGACCCGCAAGCTTGGCAGGCATTGAAAAACGATTGGGTTGACGTTTTCGCAGACATGCCTGTGGATATCAAGGTTCATATCGAAGTGTTACACCAGGGATCGATGACGGAATCGATTGATCAACTGATGAAGGAGTGGTGA
- a CDS encoding GapA-binding peptide SR1P → MGIIICQYCGLVIEYVEHEKVSKLYAACHQCDATENTAAEED, encoded by the coding sequence GTGGGCATTATCATCTGCCAGTATTGCGGCCTCGTGATCGAATACGTCGAGCACGAGAAAGTTTCCAAATTGTACGCAGCTTGTCACCAATGCGATGCAACAGAAAACACGGCGGCAGAAGAAGATTGA